The Heterodontus francisci isolate sHetFra1 chromosome 33, sHetFra1.hap1, whole genome shotgun sequence genome has a segment encoding these proteins:
- the LOC137347880 gene encoding probable G-protein coupled receptor 139 — MILSRGKCGLSNCTTRYLVAMATADVLLIINDVILRQIGHYYFPGSFLDITPVCSVNYVLVRSARDCSVWFTITFSFDRFVAICCQKLKTKYCTEKTATVILSMTCILLCLKNIPFYFVFEPVLIISNVPLFCYPKSILYTEPGWVGYHWFDKVLIPLLPFALILLLNSITVGHIFMASQVRKRLRGHNKGENRSDPEMESRRKSVILLFSISGSFILLWLTYVIEFFRYRIAGRNPNYLNDSLLVFRNVGIMLQNLNSCTNSFIYVVTQSKFRQQLLVAVKYPVLLIIQLVKKQKF; from the coding sequence atgatcctgtcccggggaaagtgcggtctctccaattgcaccactcgctacctggtggccatggcaacagcggatgTACTACTCATTATCAATGATGTCATACTGAGGCAAATTGGTcattattatttcccgggatccTTCCTGGACATCACCCCAGTCTGCAGTGTTAACTATGTCCTGGTTCGTTCAGcaagagactgttctgtctggttcaccattactttctcctttgatcgatttgtggccatttgttgccaaaagctgaaaactaaatattgcaccgagaaaaccgcAACTGTGATTTTATCAATGACCTGCATCctgctctgtcttaaaaatattccgtTCTACTTTGTATTTGAACCTGTATTGATAATCTCCAATGTACCGTTGTTCTGCTATCCAAAGTCAATACTTTACACTGAGCCCGGTTGGGTGGGATATcactggtttgataaggttttaatcccattgctcccattcgcattaattctgttgctcaactccATAACAGTCGGACACATTTTCATGGCCAGTCAAGTCCGTAAAAGACTGAGGGGTCACAACAAGGGAGAGAATcgtagtgacccagagatggagagcagaaggaagtccgtgatcttactcttcagcatatctggcagcttcatacttctctggTTGACTTATGTTATCGAATTCTTTAGATATAGAATCGCAGGCAGAAATCCCAATTATCTCAATGATTCTTTGTTGGTATTTCGAAATGTTGGAATTATGCTGCAGAATTTAAATAGCTGCACAAattcatttatttatgtggtgactcagtccaagttcagacagCAGTTGCTGGTTGCTGTGAAATATCCGGTTTTATTAATTATTCAATTAGTGAAAAAACAAAAattctga